In Flavobacterium lacustre, a genomic segment contains:
- the cysK gene encoding cysteine synthase A, producing the protein MRYNTILETIGNTPHVKINKLFGTTHNVWMKLERTNPGASIKDRIALAMIEDAEQKGLLQKDSTIIEATSGNTGIGLAMVAAVKGYRLILVMPESMSVERRRLMSIYGAEFVLTPREKGMKGALEKAQELTTEIPHAWSPLQFENPANIEIHKATTAQEIIQAFPDGLDYLITGVGTGGHITGCAEILKAHYPNLKVFAVEPEASPVISGGSPAPHPIQGIGAGFIPTNLHTSVLDGAIQVSKDDAYAYTQRAAKEEGILLGISSGASLAAVAKKLTEIPANATVLTFCYDTGERYLSIEGLFE; encoded by the coding sequence ATGCGATACAACACTATATTAGAAACCATTGGCAACACGCCACATGTAAAAATCAATAAATTATTTGGTACTACACACAACGTTTGGATGAAACTCGAACGAACCAATCCCGGAGCCAGCATTAAGGACCGAATCGCTTTGGCGATGATTGAAGATGCCGAGCAAAAAGGATTGTTGCAAAAAGACAGTACCATAATCGAAGCCACATCCGGAAACACCGGAATAGGTCTTGCCATGGTCGCTGCGGTCAAAGGCTACCGATTAATCTTAGTCATGCCCGAATCCATGTCGGTTGAAAGAAGACGATTAATGAGCATTTACGGTGCCGAATTTGTACTGACTCCCCGTGAAAAAGGAATGAAAGGCGCTCTCGAAAAAGCACAGGAATTGACTACCGAAATCCCTCATGCTTGGTCGCCCCTACAATTTGAGAATCCGGCTAATATTGAAATCCACAAAGCAACCACTGCGCAAGAAATCATACAAGCCTTTCCTGACGGGTTAGACTATTTGATCACCGGCGTAGGAACCGGCGGACACATAACTGGTTGTGCCGAAATCCTCAAAGCGCATTATCCCAACCTCAAAGTATTTGCCGTAGAGCCGGAAGCTTCACCCGTAATCAGTGGCGGTTCCCCAGCTCCGCACCCCATACAAGGGATTGGCGCCGGATTTATCCCAACCAATCTCCACACATCCGTTTTAGACGGAGCCATACAAGTGAGCAAAGACGACGCTTATGCTTACACCCAAAGAGCCGCCAAAGAAGAAGGAATCCTACTCGGCATTTCATCTGGTGCCTCCTTAGCAGCAGTGGCAAAAAAACTAACTGAAATCCCTGCCAATGCTACCGTCCTAACCTTTTGTTACGACACCGGCGAACGCTATTTGAGCATCGAAGGTCTTTTTGAATAA
- a CDS encoding site-specific integrase produces MASVKLILRTHQVDQTGHSPLYIRIIKDRKTKFITAGVKLKENEWDEVKQKVKKNHSNSARMNAALSQKIADAEGQVADMERKIKTVSVKKLKEAIKGKEVPNFFEYARKRLEKIKSTVSYSTYRAYTSQVDKFEKYMGTKDVYFDEITVALLNDYKFHLGDTLGNGDTTQRLSIIVLGTIFRDAIREEVIPETMFPFSKITLKISSSKRLFLNKVQIDALTNLKLTEGKKAMMWRDLFLFSIYAGGLRFSDVIEMQYSNYNEAEHKINKHIRKTGRVHQFKIGKVAIDILEKYKKVNANHDDFIFPIIMDKEGYLNSEAKRYFQTAAFNKLANWHLKKLGTKIKLPFDLSFHLSRHSFATNALNNGMRIEHVSKLMDHRDISTTQVYAKIISEELDKAVDNYIF; encoded by the coding sequence ATGGCATCAGTAAAACTAATTTTAAGAACACATCAGGTAGACCAAACAGGACACAGCCCTTTGTATATCCGAATTATAAAAGATAGAAAAACGAAATTTATCACTGCTGGAGTGAAGTTAAAAGAGAACGAGTGGGATGAAGTAAAGCAGAAAGTTAAAAAGAACCATTCCAATAGTGCCAGAATGAATGCTGCATTATCTCAAAAGATTGCAGATGCCGAAGGTCAGGTTGCAGATATGGAACGTAAAATCAAAACCGTATCGGTTAAAAAACTCAAAGAAGCCATAAAGGGTAAAGAAGTGCCAAACTTTTTTGAATATGCCAGAAAGAGATTAGAGAAAATCAAAAGTACCGTTTCTTATTCCACTTACAGAGCATACACCTCTCAGGTTGATAAATTTGAAAAATATATGGGAACAAAGGATGTATATTTTGATGAAATTACCGTAGCACTATTAAACGACTATAAATTTCATTTAGGAGATACTTTAGGCAACGGAGATACAACGCAACGCCTTTCCATAATTGTGCTCGGAACCATATTCCGGGATGCAATTCGTGAAGAAGTAATTCCCGAAACTATGTTTCCATTTAGCAAAATAACCCTCAAAATCAGCTCTTCTAAAAGATTATTTCTTAATAAAGTGCAGATTGATGCTTTAACCAATTTAAAGCTAACTGAGGGCAAAAAAGCGATGATGTGGAGGGATTTATTCCTTTTCTCTATTTATGCGGGCGGTTTGCGTTTTAGTGATGTTATCGAAATGCAATATTCTAATTACAATGAAGCTGAACATAAAATCAACAAACACATTCGTAAAACTGGAAGAGTACACCAGTTCAAAATTGGAAAAGTGGCTATCGATATTTTAGAAAAATACAAAAAAGTAAATGCCAATCACGATGATTTTATTTTTCCTATTATTATGGACAAAGAAGGCTATTTGAACAGCGAGGCAAAACGTTATTTTCAAACAGCAGCTTTCAATAAATTGGCAAATTGGCATCTAAAAAAATTGGGGACAAAAATAAAACTCCCTTTCGACCTTTCTTTCCATTTATCAAGACACAGTTTTGCAACCAATGCTTTAAATAATGGAATGAGAATTGAGCACGTTTCTAAACTTATGGACCACCGAGACATCAGCACAACTCAAGTTTATGCCAAAATCATCAGCGAAGAACTGGATAAAGCTGTAGACAACTATATTTTTTGA
- a CDS encoding helix-turn-helix domain-containing protein translates to MDAIIFTKDQFTDLMSKLDTIQSQLSIKADPKKETFLDNQEFLLLMKISKRTAQTWRDEGKISFSQVGNKIYYKLSDVEKLLTEHYNKSFKGR, encoded by the coding sequence ATGGATGCAATTATCTTCACAAAAGACCAGTTCACAGATCTAATGAGCAAATTAGACACAATTCAATCCCAACTTTCTATCAAAGCTGACCCTAAGAAAGAAACCTTTCTGGACAATCAAGAATTTCTATTATTGATGAAAATTTCAAAACGTACAGCCCAAACCTGGAGAGACGAAGGCAAAATTTCATTTAGTCAAGTGGGAAACAAAATCTATTACAAACTTTCTGATGTTGAAAAACTCCTAACCGAGCACTACAACAAATCTTTCAAAGGACGATAG
- a CDS encoding VapE domain-containing protein gives MVTIFKNFNEVVEHKTISTILEEIKTGKYRPGIIYLRKSLAENKTEAYNKAKKSLPAFTPSGKFVGGRKLEFLANYSSCIILDIDKLSAADLQNAKHLANQSEFTFASFISPSGNGLKILVKINSDKANHKEAFLLVQAHYESILKLEIDKSGKDLTRLCFYSYDENLYYNENAKIFSVTEQEKEPKANIEREFKRTEPKIIINSDAIYNHCVNFTEKKVQFVNGSRNVFVHQLACNLNRKGVALNEALGYILTDFGYDEKEVTQAVNSAYGNSHEFGKNEKFEPPIKPKKAANFSITDTTEDDDEDKPKPTQIDRLELFLSNKYVFRHNMVSGKLEFQYFGKKKWNVMNDFIENSMLRECLKGRIKTNLSSLRNLLYSDFCVLFNPFEDYFFNLPSYDEKTDYINELANTITTTKQDLWQQCFKKWLVAMVGCVLDDKVINHTVIVFSGKQGLGKTTWVEKLVPKPLKEYLFSGTINPNNKDTLVQLSECMLINLDELENLNRSEIGSLKEIITKTQIRMRKAYGHNNETMPRRASFAGSVNTAQFLNDSTGSRRFLCFELEGIKYQHNVDINMAFSQALFLFKSGFRYWFDQEEIKSITENNEQYQLHSPEEELLLTWFEPCEREKANVFLNASQIAAKLAEKAKINITDGTINKLGKALKKHNFIRFNTKKGYVYSLNEFSYEEVDNKNRELKE, from the coding sequence ATGGTAACAATTTTCAAGAATTTCAACGAGGTTGTAGAACACAAAACAATTTCAACAATTTTAGAAGAAATCAAAACAGGAAAGTACAGACCGGGCATAATTTACTTGCGTAAATCACTTGCCGAAAACAAAACAGAAGCATACAACAAAGCCAAAAAATCACTTCCAGCATTCACACCTTCGGGAAAGTTTGTTGGAGGTCGAAAATTGGAATTTCTTGCGAATTATTCCAGTTGTATCATTCTGGACATTGACAAATTAAGTGCTGCCGATTTGCAAAATGCAAAGCATTTGGCCAATCAAAGTGAATTCACATTTGCCAGTTTCATAAGTCCATCAGGCAACGGATTAAAAATTCTAGTAAAAATCAATTCAGATAAAGCCAATCACAAAGAAGCATTTCTCTTGGTTCAAGCTCATTATGAGAGTATTTTAAAATTAGAAATAGACAAATCAGGCAAAGACTTAACCAGACTATGCTTTTATTCTTATGATGAAAACCTTTATTACAATGAAAACGCAAAAATATTTAGTGTTACAGAACAAGAAAAAGAACCTAAAGCTAACATCGAGAGGGAGTTTAAAAGAACAGAGCCAAAAATTATTATTAATAGCGATGCAATATACAACCATTGCGTAAATTTTACTGAAAAAAAAGTGCAATTCGTGAATGGTAGTCGCAACGTATTTGTACATCAACTAGCGTGTAACCTGAACAGAAAAGGAGTTGCTTTAAACGAAGCTTTGGGATATATTTTAACCGATTTTGGGTACGATGAAAAAGAAGTAACTCAAGCTGTAAACAGTGCTTACGGAAATAGTCACGAGTTTGGCAAGAACGAGAAATTTGAACCACCTATTAAACCCAAAAAGGCAGCTAATTTTTCAATAACAGATACCACTGAAGACGACGACGAAGACAAACCAAAACCAACCCAAATTGACCGTTTAGAGTTGTTTTTATCAAACAAATATGTATTTCGGCACAATATGGTTTCTGGGAAATTAGAGTTCCAGTATTTCGGTAAAAAGAAGTGGAATGTTATGAATGATTTTATAGAAAATTCAATGCTTCGAGAATGTTTAAAAGGTAGAATTAAAACAAACTTATCTTCATTACGAAACTTGCTTTATTCTGATTTTTGTGTGCTGTTCAATCCATTTGAAGATTACTTTTTCAATTTACCTTCTTATGATGAAAAGACCGATTATATTAATGAATTAGCCAACACTATCACAACCACAAAACAAGACCTTTGGCAGCAATGTTTCAAAAAATGGTTGGTTGCAATGGTCGGCTGTGTTCTCGATGATAAAGTAATCAATCACACCGTTATTGTGTTCAGTGGCAAACAAGGATTAGGAAAAACAACTTGGGTGGAGAAACTCGTTCCGAAACCTTTGAAAGAATATCTATTTTCTGGGACCATAAACCCAAACAACAAAGATACACTGGTGCAGCTTTCAGAATGTATGTTAATCAATTTGGACGAGCTCGAAAACCTAAACCGTTCCGAGATTGGATCACTAAAAGAAATCATCACAAAAACCCAAATCAGAATGAGAAAAGCCTACGGACACAACAACGAAACAATGCCCCGAAGGGCATCGTTTGCCGGAAGTGTCAATACAGCACAATTCTTGAACGATAGTACAGGAAGCAGAAGATTTCTTTGTTTTGAGTTGGAAGGCATAAAATACCAACACAATGTAGATATTAATATGGCATTTTCACAAGCATTGTTTCTTTTTAAAAGTGGTTTTAGATATTGGTTCGACCAGGAAGAAATTAAGTCAATTACCGAAAATAACGAACAATACCAACTACACAGCCCAGAGGAAGAATTGCTTTTAACGTGGTTTGAACCTTGCGAAAGAGAAAAGGCTAATGTTTTCCTCAATGCTTCGCAAATAGCAGCCAAACTGGCTGAAAAAGCTAAAATAAACATCACAGATGGAACAATTAATAAATTAGGCAAAGCATTAAAAAAACATAATTTCATTCGGTTTAACACCAAAAAAGGCTATGTGTATTCTCTTAATGAGTTCAGTTATGAAGAAGTAGATAATAAAAACAGGGAACTAAAAGAATAA
- a CDS encoding efflux RND transporter permease subunit, with protein MNNFFVKHKNGLSAVIFLIILGGFFAYSKMQTSLFPEITFPKIKIIADAGQQPIDKMMITVTKPLENAIKKVQDLKTVRSTTSRGSCEISAFMDWKSDIDLSKTRIEAQINQIKNDLPPDTQITVEKMNPSILPVIGYAIEGKGKSAIELKKIANFTIKPFLSQIDGVSEIRIIGGKEKEYWLALDFNKMTALGITPNTISQVLSQTNFIKSNGYLADYRYLYLTITDAQVDKKDELENLVISNNGKGIVTLKDIATVEIKEAKEYIKVNANGKESILIAVIKQPNSNLISLSDAMNVKLVDLKKILPKDISIKPFYEQASFVNDAVKSVTDSLLIGLLLAIIVAVLFLKSVKASATILIIIPVTLGLTLIVLYLTGNTFNIMTLGAIAAALGLIIDDAIVVVEQIHRTHEEHPDEPTVTLLQKAIHYLFPAMVGSSISTIVIFIPFILMSGVAGSYFKVLTDTMIITLVCSFFVTWLLLPVVYLLLSKEERTNSEKQEIIEIHEVKTQNWVGYFIGKPIISIAFCVVLVLSIFIILPNLETGFLPEMDEGSIILDYESPPGTSLEETDRMLNEVEKIIIKVPEVEAYSRRTGTQMGFFITEPNRGDYLIQLKKDRSKTSNDVIDEIRAKVEATQPALRIDFGQVIGDMLGDLMSSVSPIEVKVYGNNQVELQKIAKEVSAIVEKVKGTADVFDGIVLAGPAINIQPNYSQLAQYGITPTDLQFQMQTALEGNVVGSLLENEKLTPIRLIYANGQKRSLEDIKQLKIFLPNGQSIPISSLVTISVQKGVAEIERENLQMMSVVTGRLDNRDLGSVMKEIQTKVTSAIHLPSGYYIEYAGAYKDQQQSFRELLLILIASSLLVFGVILFLFRDFRIALVILLISVLGIAGSYILLFMTRTPLNVGSYTGIIMIVGIIAENAIFTFLQFRETVKLTRNVNQSIIYSISTRLRPKLMTALGAIIALLPLAIGIGTGSELHQPLAIAVIGGFIIAMPLLLVVLPSLLAQVYKNEKHFKHILENHNV; from the coding sequence ATGAACAACTTTTTTGTAAAACATAAAAATGGTTTAAGTGCCGTTATCTTCCTAATTATTTTGGGAGGATTTTTTGCATATTCAAAAATGCAAACGAGTTTGTTTCCCGAAATCACGTTTCCAAAAATAAAAATCATTGCCGATGCAGGACAACAACCCATCGACAAAATGATGATTACGGTTACTAAACCGTTAGAAAATGCCATTAAAAAAGTACAAGATTTAAAAACTGTTCGCAGTACAACTAGTCGTGGAAGTTGCGAAATTTCGGCTTTTATGGATTGGAAATCCGATATTGATTTGAGTAAAACTAGAATTGAAGCTCAAATTAATCAAATTAAAAATGATCTTCCGCCAGATACTCAAATCACGGTCGAAAAAATGAACCCTTCTATTCTTCCTGTTATTGGTTACGCGATTGAAGGTAAAGGGAAATCGGCGATAGAGTTAAAAAAAATAGCCAATTTTACCATCAAACCATTTCTTTCTCAAATTGATGGCGTTTCCGAAATTCGGATTATTGGCGGAAAAGAAAAAGAATATTGGTTGGCGTTAGATTTTAATAAAATGACTGCCCTTGGAATTACTCCAAATACTATTTCGCAAGTTTTAAGCCAAACCAATTTTATCAAATCTAATGGTTATTTAGCTGATTATCGGTATTTATATTTAACAATTACCGATGCACAAGTTGATAAAAAAGATGAACTCGAAAACCTGGTAATTAGCAATAACGGAAAAGGAATTGTAACACTAAAAGATATTGCTACTGTCGAAATTAAAGAAGCAAAAGAATACATAAAAGTTAATGCTAACGGTAAAGAAAGTATTCTAATCGCTGTTATTAAACAACCCAATTCTAATTTAATTTCGCTTTCTGATGCAATGAATGTAAAGTTGGTGGATTTAAAAAAAATACTTCCAAAAGACATTTCTATAAAACCATTTTATGAGCAGGCAAGTTTTGTAAATGATGCAGTAAAAAGTGTTACAGATAGTTTATTAATCGGGTTATTATTAGCCATAATTGTTGCTGTTTTATTTCTGAAATCGGTCAAAGCCAGCGCCACAATTTTGATTATCATTCCAGTAACTTTAGGATTGACGTTAATCGTTTTATACCTCACAGGAAATACTTTCAATATTATGACTTTGGGTGCCATTGCAGCTGCATTAGGATTAATTATTGATGATGCTATTGTAGTTGTAGAACAAATTCATCGCACACACGAAGAACATCCTGACGAGCCAACAGTTACGCTTTTGCAAAAAGCAATTCATTATTTATTTCCTGCAATGGTTGGTTCTTCCATCAGTACAATTGTCATTTTCATTCCTTTTATTTTGATGAGTGGCGTTGCGGGTTCTTATTTTAAAGTACTTACAGATACAATGATTATCACTTTGGTTTGTTCGTTTTTTGTTACCTGGTTACTGCTTCCAGTGGTTTATTTGTTGCTATCTAAAGAAGAAAGAACTAACTCTGAAAAACAAGAAATAATTGAAATTCACGAAGTAAAAACCCAAAATTGGGTTGGTTATTTTATTGGAAAACCTATTATTAGTATTGCCTTTTGCGTTGTTTTAGTGCTGTCTATTTTTATTATTTTACCCAATTTAGAAACTGGTTTTTTACCTGAAATGGACGAAGGAAGTATTATTTTAGATTATGAAAGTCCACCAGGAACTTCACTTGAAGAAACGGATAGAATGTTGAATGAAGTCGAAAAAATAATTATAAAAGTTCCCGAAGTTGAAGCGTATAGTAGAAGAACTGGAACTCAAATGGGTTTTTTTATAACCGAACCCAATCGTGGAGATTATCTAATTCAATTAAAGAAAGACAGAAGCAAAACCAGTAACGATGTAATTGACGAAATTCGTGCCAAGGTAGAAGCCACACAACCTGCTTTGCGAATTGATTTTGGTCAGGTTATTGGCGATATGTTGGGCGATTTAATGAGTTCTGTTTCTCCAATTGAAGTAAAAGTTTATGGAAATAATCAAGTAGAATTACAAAAAATAGCCAAAGAAGTTAGTGCAATTGTTGAAAAAGTAAAAGGAACTGCCGATGTTTTTGATGGTATTGTTTTGGCTGGACCAGCGATTAATATTCAACCTAATTATTCTCAATTGGCACAATATGGAATTACACCAACCGATTTACAATTTCAAATGCAAACTGCTTTGGAAGGCAATGTAGTAGGCAGTTTGTTGGAAAATGAAAAACTAACACCTATCAGATTGATTTATGCCAACGGTCAGAAACGAAGTTTAGAAGATATTAAGCAACTCAAAATATTTTTGCCCAACGGACAATCCATTCCTATTTCGAGTTTGGTTACTATTTCTGTTCAAAAAGGCGTTGCCGAAATTGAACGTGAAAATCTACAAATGATGAGTGTCGTAACAGGAAGATTGGATAACCGAGATTTGGGAAGCGTAATGAAAGAAATTCAGACCAAAGTTACTTCAGCTATTCATTTGCCAAGCGGCTATTATATTGAATATGCTGGAGCTTACAAAGACCAACAACAATCTTTCAGAGAATTACTACTGATTTTAATTGCTTCTTCATTATTGGTTTTTGGTGTAATTTTATTTCTTTTTCGAGATTTCAGAATTGCATTGGTTATCCTTTTAATTTCGGTTTTAGGAATTGCAGGAAGTTATATTTTACTTTTTATGACAAGAACACCACTAAACGTTGGAAGTTATACTGGAATTATTATGATTGTGGGCATCATTGCCGAAAATGCGATTTTTACATTCCTTCAATTTAGAGAAACTGTCAAACTGACAAGAAATGTAAATCAATCTATAATCTATTCTATTTCAACACGATTACGTCCAAAGTTAATGACTGCTTTAGGAGCGATTATAGCACTTTTACCATTAGCAATTGGAATAGGAACTGGTTCAGAATTGCATCAGCCTTTAGCCATTGCCGTAATTGGTGGATTTATTATAGCAATGCCATTGTTGTTGGTAGTTTTGCCAAGCTTATTAGCGCAAGTTTATAAAAATGAGAAACATTTTAAGCATATTCTTGAAAATCATAATGTATAA
- a CDS encoding efflux RND transporter periplasmic adaptor subunit, with translation MKKFILSFILSTILFISCKDSTVTEKPIDASVPVTLTTIDTSGIASYIDLNATAAYLVKNTIKSSATGYLNSVNVATNDFVTNGKELFSIKTREAKVLGNTINKIDPTLNFGGAIRVRSNTNGIVTMVNVQDGDYVQDGDVLVTINDAKSFAIILSLPYELKSYVSIGQQLIFTLPDGTSRIATVQKFSPTVDATSQTQNVVLKINGKQDIPENLIVKVRIYKSSNFKTVSLPKSAVLSDETETDFWIMKMINSNTAIKVPIQKGIQTEDRIEIISPVLTREDKILLTGNYGVADTIKVKVIKKEL, from the coding sequence ATGAAGAAATTTATTTTATCTTTTATACTAAGCACTATCCTTTTTATTTCTTGTAAAGATTCTACAGTAACCGAAAAACCTATTGATGCAAGTGTTCCTGTAACTTTAACTACAATTGACACTTCTGGAATTGCAAGTTATATTGATCTTAATGCAACAGCAGCTTATCTGGTTAAAAATACTATCAAATCTAGTGCAACAGGTTATTTGAATTCGGTTAATGTAGCAACTAATGATTTTGTAACTAACGGAAAGGAGTTGTTTTCTATTAAAACCAGAGAAGCCAAAGTTTTAGGAAACACCATCAATAAAATAGATCCAACTTTAAATTTTGGGGGTGCCATAAGGGTGCGTTCTAATACCAATGGAATTGTAACAATGGTCAATGTTCAAGATGGTGATTATGTTCAAGATGGTGATGTTTTAGTTACGATTAACGATGCCAAAAGTTTTGCAATTATTTTGAGCTTGCCTTATGAATTGAAAAGTTACGTTTCAATTGGTCAACAATTGATTTTTACTTTACCTGATGGTACATCAAGAATTGCAACAGTTCAAAAATTTTCGCCAACTGTTGACGCCACTTCACAAACGCAAAATGTGGTTTTGAAAATAAACGGCAAACAAGATATTCCAGAGAATTTAATTGTTAAGGTTCGGATATATAAATCTTCTAATTTCAAGACTGTTTCATTGCCAAAATCTGCCGTTTTGAGTGATGAAACCGAAACCGACTTTTGGATTATGAAAATGATAAACTCCAATACAGCGATTAAAGTTCCAATACAAAAAGGAATTCAAACGGAAGATAGAATTGAAATCATATCACCCGTTTTAACTCGTGAAGATAAAATTTTACTTACTGGAAATTATGGAGTAGCAGATACGATTAAAGTAAAAGTGATTAAAAAGGAATTGTAA
- a CDS encoding TolC family protein — MKNILCFILVLITIKSFSQEKDLQFYIEKAQINSPLLKDLTNQIKSNALDSLINRANYKPQIAGNLNANYAPTINGYGYDTAITNGQTVSGLIGINQKIIGKNIVNSQAETFKLMKNGLLLNKSIALKDLNKAIVSQYITASGSLEQIDYNQKMISLLKNGAVVLKKLTQNSIYKQTDYLLFISTVKQQELQVLLLKQQYQNDLSLLNYLSGETDTTFVKLKNPDIVLKNIQNNDKIVFLKQFEVDSLKIKNQNKLIDNAYKPSLSLLADAGYLSSFTYQAFKNIGVSVGLGLSIPIYDGNQKSLQHQKNDTALATNLAYKKNFNKQYAQQLLMLNQKMKQTIETENQLQSQLQIADALIEADKKLLLSGDAQITDFVIAIGNVITINNSISQNKINKLQLINEINYWSSNN; from the coding sequence ATGAAAAACATCCTTTGTTTCATTCTTGTACTGATTACCATTAAGTCTTTTTCGCAAGAAAAGGACTTACAATTTTATATAGAAAAGGCACAAATAAATTCACCCTTATTGAAAGATTTGACTAATCAAATTAAATCAAATGCTTTAGATAGTTTGATTAATAGAGCCAATTATAAACCCCAAATTGCAGGAAACCTTAATGCTAATTATGCTCCAACTATAAATGGTTATGGATATGATACTGCTATAACTAATGGGCAAACGGTTTCGGGTTTGATAGGGATTAATCAAAAAATTATTGGAAAAAATATCGTCAATTCACAAGCTGAAACATTCAAATTAATGAAAAACGGATTGCTTTTGAATAAAAGTATTGCCTTAAAAGATTTGAATAAAGCCATAGTTTCTCAATACATAACTGCATCAGGAAGTTTAGAACAAATTGATTACAATCAAAAAATGATAAGCCTTTTAAAAAATGGAGCTGTTGTTTTGAAAAAGTTAACTCAAAACTCAATATACAAACAAACCGATTATTTGTTATTTATTTCGACTGTCAAACAACAGGAATTACAAGTTTTATTGCTCAAACAACAATATCAAAATGATTTAAGTTTACTCAATTATTTATCAGGAGAAACAGATACGACTTTCGTTAAATTAAAAAATCCAGATATTGTTTTGAAGAATATTCAAAATAACGATAAAATTGTTTTTTTAAAACAATTTGAAGTAGATAGCTTAAAAATCAAAAATCAAAATAAGTTAATCGATAATGCCTACAAACCCTCTTTATCATTGCTCGCTGATGCAGGATATTTATCGAGTTTTACTTATCAAGCGTTTAAAAACATTGGAGTTAGTGTTGGTTTAGGATTGTCAATTCCTATTTATGATGGTAATCAAAAATCGTTACAACATCAAAAAAATGATACGGCGCTGGCTACCAATTTGGCATACAAAAAGAATTTCAACAAGCAATATGCACAGCAATTATTGATGCTCAACCAGAAAATGAAACAAACTATAGAAACCGAAAACCAACTGCAATCGCAACTACAAATTGCCGATGCTCTTATCGAAGCGGATAAAAAATTATTATTGTCTGGCGATGCTCAAATTACTGATTTTGTTATTGCAATCGGAAATGTAATAACTATCAACAATAGCATTTCGCAAAATAAAATAAACAAGCTCCAACTTATAAACGAAATCAATTATTGGAGTTCTAATAACTAA
- a CDS encoding YncE family protein, with protein sequence MKKIFSIALISFCFMSCISQEYKVSKKIKIVGNEGWDYLTVDEVNQHLFVSHGSVVNVVDLITDKTIATIDDTKGVHGIAIANDLNKAFITDGKDNAVTIVNLKTFELIEKVTIEGQKPDAVLYDQFSHKVLTYNAKSNDATVLDAVTNKVVKTIPLGGKPEFSVTNTKGLIYVNIEDKNEIKTIDATKLEVIATWSIAPGDEPSGLAIDLETNKLFSVCGNNLMVIVDASNGKTIKTLPIGDGCDGVAFDTKRELVFSSNGDGTITVVKEENANNFYVLETVKTQKGARTIALNKTTNQLYLPTAEFGAKPEPTTENPKPRASLIPNSFAVLVIENNIK encoded by the coding sequence ATGAAAAAAATATTTTCAATAGCACTGATCAGTTTTTGTTTTATGAGCTGCATAAGCCAAGAATATAAAGTTTCCAAAAAAATTAAAATCGTAGGTAATGAAGGTTGGGATTACCTGACGGTTGATGAAGTAAATCAACATTTATTTGTTTCTCACGGAAGCGTTGTTAATGTGGTGGATTTAATTACAGACAAAACAATTGCAACAATTGATGATACTAAAGGAGTTCACGGAATTGCTATTGCAAACGATTTGAATAAAGCTTTTATCACTGATGGTAAGGACAATGCTGTAACAATTGTAAATCTGAAAACCTTTGAATTAATAGAAAAAGTAACTATTGAAGGTCAAAAACCAGATGCTGTTTTGTATGACCAATTTTCACATAAGGTTTTGACTTATAATGCCAAAAGTAATGATGCAACAGTTCTTGATGCTGTTACCAATAAAGTGGTAAAAACAATTCCACTTGGAGGAAAACCTGAATTTTCAGTTACCAATACTAAAGGTTTGATTTATGTAAATATTGAAGATAAAAATGAAATCAAAACCATTGATGCAACTAAATTAGAAGTTATAGCAACTTGGAGTATTGCACCTGGCGATGAACCATCAGGACTAGCAATTGATTTGGAAACGAACAAATTATTTTCGGTTTGTGGAAATAATTTAATGGTAATTGTAGATGCCTCAAATGGGAAAACTATTAAAACCTTACCTATTGGAGATGGTTGTGATGGAGTTGCTTTTGATACCAAAAGGGAACTGGTATTCAGTTCCAATGGAGATGGTACCATTACCGTTGTAAAAGAAGAAAACGCTAACAACTTTTACGTTTTAGAAACTGTAAAAACTCAAAAAGGAGCACGAACAATAGCTTTGAACAAAACCACAAATCAATTATATTTACCAACAGCTGAATTTGGTGCGAAACCAGAACCAACTACTGAAAACCCAAAACCAAGAGCAAGTTTAATTCCAAATTCTTTTGCAGTTTTGGTTATTGAAAACAATATCAAATAG